From the genome of Phytohabitans rumicis, one region includes:
- a CDS encoding ABC transporter permease, with the protein MIFVDVLAGGVRGGTAILYAALGETLAERAGVINLGTEGSMLTGALAAYAVTAETGNPWAGVLAGALAGGLLAAVHAFMVLSRGANQLATGLVVLFLGAGLTAMFGAAYVGQAISPFQPYPIPVLADIPWLGPVLFDHDPLVYVSYLLAPALWWLLFRSRWGIVVRAAGERPEVLSTYGHSPVLVRYLAVVGGGLLAGIGGAHLSTAYANAWFENMTAGRGFIAVALVIFAAWHPLRAVGGAYLFGAALALSPALQARGYGFNQFVLDALPYLVTIAALIVLGRRRVNSAPEGLSRVFDLTPTR; encoded by the coding sequence ATGATCTTCGTCGACGTGCTGGCCGGCGGGGTACGCGGCGGGACGGCCATCCTCTACGCCGCGCTCGGCGAGACCCTCGCCGAGCGGGCCGGGGTGATCAACCTCGGCACCGAGGGCAGCATGCTCACCGGCGCCCTCGCCGCGTACGCGGTCACCGCCGAGACCGGCAACCCGTGGGCCGGCGTGCTCGCCGGTGCCCTCGCGGGCGGCCTGCTGGCCGCGGTGCACGCGTTCATGGTGCTCTCCCGGGGCGCCAACCAGCTGGCCACCGGCCTCGTGGTGCTCTTCCTCGGGGCGGGACTGACCGCCATGTTCGGCGCCGCGTACGTCGGGCAGGCGATCAGCCCGTTCCAGCCGTACCCGATCCCGGTCCTCGCGGACATCCCGTGGCTCGGACCTGTGCTCTTCGACCACGACCCGCTGGTGTACGTCTCCTACCTGCTCGCCCCGGCGCTGTGGTGGCTGCTGTTCCGCAGCCGGTGGGGCATCGTGGTACGCGCCGCCGGCGAGCGCCCCGAGGTGCTCTCGACGTACGGCCACTCCCCCGTGCTCGTGCGCTACCTGGCCGTCGTCGGCGGCGGGCTGCTCGCCGGGATCGGCGGCGCCCACCTGTCCACCGCGTACGCCAACGCCTGGTTCGAGAACATGACCGCCGGGCGCGGCTTCATCGCGGTCGCGCTGGTCATCTTCGCCGCCTGGCACCCGCTGCGGGCGGTCGGCGGGGCGTACCTGTTCGGCGCGGCGCTGGCCCTGTCCCCCGCGCTGCAGGCACGCGGCTACGGCTTCAACCAGTTCGTCCTGGACGCGCTGCCCTACCTGGTCACCATCGCCGCCCTGATCGTGCTGGGCCGGCGCCGCGTCAACTCCGCCCCGGAAGGGCTGTCCAGAGTGTTCGACCTGACCCCGACCCGATAG
- a CDS encoding cellulase family glycosylhydrolase has translation MMKRRYALLACGAAATLAAAGLVAITPPALAATGCTVAYTVQSQWPGGFQSNVSITNLGSPVTSWTLTFDFPNTGQRVTQGWSATWTQSAARVTAASMSWNGSLGTGGSTAIGFVGAYSSANPVPTAFSLNGTACTGSVSSPTPGPTTASPTAPTVPPTTPPTTPPNTGAAPALRVSGNQLQTASGATYRLLGVNRASGEFACVQGKGMWDSGPVDQASVNAMKTWNIRAVRIPLNEDCWLGLSGSPSGATYQQAVKDYVNLLVANGINPILDLHWTHGQYTGNISACADVNATCQKPMPSMQYTPQFWTGVANAFKGNNAVVFDLFNEPYPDASNNWSDMPAAWRCLRDGGTCTGISYEVAGMQDLVDAVRATGASNVLLVAGLTWTNDLTQWLTYKPNDPLNSIVASWHSYNFNACVTTSCWDSQIGAVAAQVPVHAGEIGQDTCAHNYIDQVMAWLDSKRIGYTAWTWNPWGCGSGNVLITDYNGTPTSTYGEGYKAHLLAVTP, from the coding sequence ATGATGAAACGTCGTTATGCCCTGCTAGCGTGCGGCGCCGCCGCGACGCTGGCGGCAGCGGGCTTGGTGGCGATCACGCCGCCCGCGTTGGCGGCGACTGGATGCACCGTGGCGTACACCGTGCAGAGCCAGTGGCCGGGCGGATTCCAGAGCAACGTCTCGATCACCAACCTGGGCTCGCCGGTCACGAGCTGGACGCTGACGTTCGACTTCCCGAACACCGGCCAGCGCGTCACCCAGGGCTGGAGCGCCACCTGGACGCAGTCCGCGGCGCGGGTCACCGCGGCCAGCATGAGCTGGAACGGGTCGCTCGGCACCGGCGGGTCCACCGCGATCGGATTCGTCGGCGCGTACAGCAGCGCCAACCCGGTGCCCACCGCGTTCTCGCTCAACGGCACGGCCTGTACCGGCTCGGTCAGCTCGCCGACGCCCGGCCCGACGACCGCGTCCCCGACGGCGCCCACGGTCCCGCCGACCACACCACCCACCACCCCGCCGAACACCGGCGCGGCGCCGGCGCTGCGGGTGTCCGGCAACCAGCTGCAGACCGCGAGCGGAGCGACGTACCGGCTGCTGGGCGTCAACCGGGCCAGCGGCGAGTTCGCCTGCGTGCAGGGCAAGGGCATGTGGGACAGCGGCCCGGTGGACCAGGCGTCGGTCAACGCGATGAAGACCTGGAACATCCGCGCGGTCCGGATCCCGCTCAACGAGGACTGCTGGCTGGGCCTGTCCGGCTCGCCCAGCGGCGCCACGTACCAGCAGGCGGTCAAGGACTACGTGAACCTGCTGGTGGCCAACGGCATCAACCCGATCCTGGACCTGCACTGGACCCACGGGCAGTACACCGGCAACATCTCGGCCTGCGCGGACGTCAACGCGACCTGCCAGAAGCCGATGCCGAGCATGCAGTACACGCCGCAGTTCTGGACCGGCGTGGCCAACGCGTTCAAGGGCAACAACGCGGTGGTCTTCGACCTGTTCAACGAGCCGTACCCGGACGCGTCCAACAACTGGTCGGACATGCCCGCCGCGTGGCGCTGCCTGCGCGACGGCGGCACCTGCACCGGCATCTCGTACGAGGTGGCCGGCATGCAGGACCTGGTCGACGCGGTCCGCGCCACCGGCGCGAGCAACGTGCTCCTGGTCGCCGGCCTGACCTGGACCAACGACCTGACCCAGTGGCTGACCTACAAGCCGAACGACCCGCTGAACAGCATCGTGGCCTCCTGGCACTCGTACAACTTCAACGCCTGCGTCACGACGTCCTGCTGGGACAGCCAGATCGGCGCCGTCGCCGCGCAGGTGCCGGTGCACGCCGGTGAGATCGGCCAGGACACCTGCGCGCACAACTACATCGACCAGGTCATGGCCTGGCTCGACAGCAAGCGCATCGGGTACACCGCCTGGACCTGGAACCCGTGGGGCTGCGGCAGCGGCAACGTGCTCATCACCGACTACAACGGCACCCCCACCAGCACCTACGGCGAGGGCTACAAGGCACACCTGCTGGCGGTGACCCCATGA
- a CDS encoding cellulose binding domain-containing protein, with the protein MKRIAAAALALLTAALMVTVALTVTVPNPALSAAAAVKIMPLGDSITAGPGCWRAYLWDRLQRTGYTNIDFVGTQSGGGCAVPVDPDHEGHGGFSATGIADQNQLPPWLSATNPDIVLMHLGTNDMWGGYIPTDNKITALTKLVGQMRANNPNMKIIVAQIIPMGANACATCPADVVAFNNRIPAWAAGLTTTQSPIVVVDQWTGFNTATDTGDGVHPNNAGFQKMSDRWYPVLTQVLNGIIPQPTVSPTVSPTASPTVSPTVSPTVSPTSGGGRCTAAYKVVSQWTGGFQGEVTVTNGSAAASSAWTATFSFANGQQVTQAWNATVTQSGAAVTARNLSWNGNLSPNASATFGFLASWTTTNALPTVTCTLT; encoded by the coding sequence ATGAAGCGGATAGCCGCCGCGGCGCTCGCCCTGCTCACCGCGGCCCTCATGGTCACTGTGGCACTCACGGTCACCGTGCCCAACCCGGCGCTGTCGGCCGCCGCCGCGGTGAAGATCATGCCGCTCGGCGACTCCATCACCGCCGGGCCCGGCTGCTGGCGCGCCTACCTGTGGGACCGCCTGCAGCGCACCGGCTACACCAACATCGACTTCGTGGGTACGCAGTCCGGCGGCGGATGCGCCGTGCCGGTCGACCCCGACCACGAAGGACACGGCGGCTTCTCGGCCACCGGCATCGCGGACCAGAACCAGCTCCCGCCGTGGCTGTCGGCGACCAACCCGGACATCGTGCTGATGCACCTGGGCACGAACGACATGTGGGGCGGCTACATCCCCACCGACAACAAGATCACCGCGCTGACCAAGCTGGTCGGTCAGATGCGCGCCAACAACCCCAACATGAAGATCATCGTCGCGCAGATCATCCCGATGGGCGCGAACGCCTGCGCCACCTGCCCGGCCGACGTGGTGGCGTTCAACAACCGGATCCCGGCCTGGGCCGCCGGCCTCACCACGACCCAGTCCCCGATCGTCGTCGTGGACCAGTGGACCGGCTTCAACACCGCCACCGACACCGGCGACGGCGTGCACCCGAACAACGCCGGCTTCCAGAAGATGTCCGACCGCTGGTACCCGGTGCTCACCCAGGTCCTCAACGGCATCATCCCGCAGCCGACCGTCTCACCGACGGTCTCGCCCACCGCGTCCCCGACCGTGTCACCCACGGTGTCGCCGACGGTCTCGCCGACCTCCGGCGGCGGCCGGTGCACCGCGGCGTACAAGGTGGTCTCCCAGTGGACCGGCGGATTCCAGGGCGAGGTCACGGTGACCAACGGCTCGGCCGCCGCCTCCTCGGCCTGGACGGCGACGTTCTCGTTCGCCAACGGGCAGCAGGTCACTCAGGCATGGAACGCCACCGTGACGCAGAGCGGAGCGGCGGTCACCGCCCGGAACCTGAGCTGGAACGGCAACCTGTCCCCCAACGCCTCCGCCACCTTCGGCTTCCTAGCGAGCTGGACCACCACCAACGCACTTCCCACCGTTACCTGCACGCTCACCTAA
- the atzF gene encoding allophanate hydrolase: MQPLWTLRLEQTEVDAATRRADPAAPLAGVPFAIKDNIDLAGHPTTAACPALADTRAKASATAVRLLVEAGAVPVGKTNMDQFATGLVGTRSPYGACHSVASPAHISGGSSSGSAIAVASGLVPLALGTDTAGSGRVPAAFNGIVGVKPTRGLVSTTGVLPACAGVDCVTTLTRTVSAARPALAALTWADPDDPWSRPVPARLPAGIAARMRVVAVPDAPLDLDPEHRTAWAAAVDRLRGLVAHVVPVDITPFLQAATLLYEGPWVAARYAAFGHLLEPDGPHLDPTVRQIVLRGRDIAGPDVFAGLERLATLRRTSEAVWPDVDALLLPVTPGHPRLADVAADPLGVNARLGQFTNFANLLDLCAVAVPAGERPDGLPFGVQFIAPAFADAPLLDLAATWCGEPVSPPPVPPGSTLLAVAGAHLSGLPLNHQLVGGGARLAFRARTAAGYRLYRLPGPGLPRPGLVRTGDGPAGGIAVEVWQVPHQAVGQLLDTLPGPLGLGGITLDDGTTVAGFLAAEHGVRDATDITASGGWRAAQSPDRAPPGLCVRPWASRPSPPPVQSDSADTRTRRWR; this comes from the coding sequence GTGCAGCCACTGTGGACCCTGCGGCTGGAGCAGACCGAGGTCGACGCGGCCACCCGCCGCGCCGACCCGGCCGCGCCCCTGGCCGGCGTGCCGTTCGCGATCAAGGACAACATCGACCTGGCCGGGCACCCCACCACGGCGGCGTGCCCGGCGCTCGCCGACACCCGCGCCAAGGCGTCGGCGACCGCGGTACGCCTGCTCGTCGAGGCCGGCGCGGTGCCCGTCGGCAAGACCAACATGGACCAGTTCGCGACCGGGCTGGTGGGCACCCGCAGCCCGTACGGGGCCTGCCACAGCGTCGCCAGCCCGGCCCACATCTCCGGCGGCAGCAGCTCCGGCAGCGCCATCGCGGTCGCGAGCGGGCTGGTGCCGCTGGCGCTCGGCACCGACACCGCCGGCTCCGGGCGGGTGCCCGCCGCGTTCAACGGCATCGTCGGCGTCAAGCCCACCCGCGGGCTCGTGTCCACCACCGGCGTCCTGCCGGCGTGCGCAGGCGTCGACTGCGTGACCACGCTGACGCGTACCGTCTCCGCCGCCCGACCGGCCCTGGCGGCCCTGACCTGGGCCGACCCCGACGACCCGTGGTCCCGGCCGGTCCCGGCGCGGCTGCCGGCCGGCATCGCGGCCCGGATGCGGGTCGTCGCCGTGCCCGACGCCCCGCTCGACCTGGACCCGGAGCACCGCACCGCCTGGGCGGCGGCCGTCGACCGGCTGCGCGGCCTCGTCGCGCACGTCGTACCGGTCGACATCACCCCGTTCCTGCAGGCCGCCACCCTGCTCTACGAAGGACCGTGGGTCGCCGCCCGGTACGCCGCCTTCGGCCATCTGCTCGAACCCGACGGCCCGCACCTGGACCCGACCGTCCGGCAGATCGTGCTGCGCGGGCGCGACATCGCCGGCCCCGACGTCTTCGCCGGCCTCGAACGGCTGGCCACCCTGCGCCGGACCAGCGAGGCGGTCTGGCCGGACGTCGACGCCCTGCTGCTGCCCGTCACCCCCGGGCATCCCCGGCTGGCCGACGTCGCCGCCGACCCCCTCGGCGTGAACGCCCGGCTCGGCCAGTTCACCAACTTCGCCAACCTGCTCGACCTGTGCGCCGTCGCCGTACCCGCCGGCGAACGCCCGGACGGGCTGCCGTTCGGCGTGCAGTTCATCGCCCCCGCGTTCGCCGACGCACCGCTGCTGGACCTCGCCGCCACGTGGTGCGGCGAGCCGGTGTCGCCGCCGCCGGTGCCGCCCGGCTCGACACTGCTCGCGGTCGCCGGCGCGCACCTGTCCGGCCTGCCGCTCAACCACCAGCTCGTCGGCGGCGGGGCCCGGCTCGCCTTCCGGGCCCGCACCGCCGCCGGATACCGCCTGTACCGCCTGCCCGGCCCCGGCCTACCCCGGCCGGGCCTGGTACGCACCGGCGACGGCCCGGCCGGTGGCATCGCCGTGGAGGTGTGGCAGGTGCCGCACCAGGCGGTCGGGCAGCTGCTGGACACGCTGCCCGGGCCGCTCGGGCTCGGCGGGATCACGCTCGACGACGGTACGACCGTGGCCGGCTTCCTCGCCGCGGAGCACGGCGTACGCGACGCCACCGACATCACCGCCTCCGGCGGCTGGCGAGCCGCCCAGTCCCCTGACCGCGCCCCGCCCGGTTTGTGCGTCAGACCGTGGGCCAGCCGGCCCTCCCCGCCACCGGTACAGTCCGACAGCGCGGACACTCGGACGCGACGGTGGCGATGA
- a CDS encoding DUF4231 domain-containing protein — protein MPGGDLADFPDVGQSPAELLLVKRFRWYSRQATKTRLGYLAFGLAQLSAALVIAASVAFSAPRWFAPVLGAGIAFLEGARGLLRIQDNYPAYRAAAEELRNEGWLFAQRAGPYADANSPEVLLAERVVEISTRENTAWASAIRRGDTAGNPA, from the coding sequence ATGCCAGGCGGCGATCTTGCGGATTTTCCTGACGTCGGCCAGTCCCCGGCCGAGCTTCTCCTGGTCAAGCGGTTCCGCTGGTACTCGCGGCAGGCGACCAAGACCCGGCTCGGCTACCTGGCGTTCGGACTCGCCCAGCTGTCGGCCGCGCTGGTGATCGCGGCGTCGGTCGCGTTCAGTGCCCCACGCTGGTTCGCACCGGTGCTGGGCGCGGGCATCGCGTTCCTCGAAGGCGCCCGCGGCCTGCTGCGGATCCAGGACAACTACCCGGCATACCGTGCGGCGGCCGAGGAGCTCCGGAACGAGGGGTGGCTGTTCGCGCAGCGCGCCGGCCCATACGCCGACGCCAACTCCCCCGAGGTGTTGCTCGCCGAACGCGTCGTCGAGATCAGCACGCGCGAGAACACAGCTTGGGCCTCCGCCATACGCAGGGGCGACACGGCCGGCAATCCCGCCTGA
- a CDS encoding N-acetylmuramoyl-L-alanine amidase, which yields MTTRRPPTRLEVLAARAQLALDRKTATPSPRWLIELAATDARDIDERDSTESPGPRAAGTLLPSSTRKPRALARLRARPMQGKDVLDLQRQLVELGYGDDSLIDGVFQESTELAVRRLQNDYDILNDGVCGKVTQRVLKFLEEHGIDRDHRPTIQQQHMISFIVRTQQGGFVILDLVSRTAMTTGRHAVLADSLIDRVGHLLEAHIAEFRGVQSWMLNSADFPMQDEDEIAAFANDIKAELMITLSVADSTVAGPGCATYYFGSADDVYSHVGRPLAEFIQAEVVRIADVPDRGVHPEYSRLFEQTKAPTVRVEFANVTDDERLDRISVGIASGIRKFYLLGQNDDDTAFDLGSAVRSR from the coding sequence GTGACCACCCGGCGACCACCCACGCGACTGGAGGTGCTGGCCGCGCGTGCGCAGCTCGCTCTCGACCGAAAGACCGCCACGCCTTCGCCCCGCTGGCTGATCGAGCTCGCGGCGACCGACGCCCGCGACATCGACGAGCGGGATTCGACCGAGTCGCCGGGGCCGCGAGCGGCCGGCACGCTCCTGCCGTCCTCGACGCGCAAACCGCGGGCACTCGCGCGGCTGCGGGCCCGTCCGATGCAGGGCAAGGACGTCCTCGATCTGCAGCGGCAGCTGGTGGAGCTCGGCTACGGCGACGACTCGCTGATCGACGGCGTCTTTCAGGAGAGCACCGAGCTCGCCGTCCGGCGCCTGCAGAACGACTACGACATCTTGAACGACGGGGTCTGCGGCAAGGTCACTCAGCGGGTGCTGAAGTTTCTCGAGGAGCATGGCATCGACCGTGACCACAGGCCCACTATTCAGCAGCAACACATGATCAGCTTTATCGTCCGTACGCAGCAGGGCGGCTTCGTCATCCTCGATCTCGTGTCGCGTACGGCGATGACGACCGGCCGGCACGCGGTTCTCGCGGACTCGCTGATCGATCGGGTCGGGCATCTTCTGGAGGCGCATATCGCCGAGTTCCGCGGTGTTCAGTCGTGGATGCTCAACAGCGCCGACTTTCCGATGCAGGACGAGGACGAGATCGCGGCGTTCGCCAACGACATCAAGGCCGAGCTGATGATCACTTTGAGTGTGGCGGACTCGACCGTGGCGGGCCCCGGCTGCGCCACGTACTACTTCGGCAGCGCGGACGACGTGTACTCCCACGTCGGCAGGCCGCTCGCGGAGTTCATCCAGGCGGAGGTCGTCCGGATCGCCGACGTGCCCGACCGGGGCGTCCACCCGGAATACTCTCGGCTGTTCGAGCAGACGAAGGCGCCGACCGTGCGCGTGGAGTTCGCCAACGTGACCGACGACGAGCGCCTGGACCGGATCAGCGTCGGCATCGCCTCCGGCATCCGGAAGTTCTACCTGCTCGGGCAGAACGACGATGACACCGCGTTCGACCTGGGCTCCGCCGTCCGATCGCGGTGA
- a CDS encoding ROK family transcriptional regulator, which produces MSATTSSKPHASSKAAVLDAIRAAGTISRVGLINATGFTAPTISNLVRKLINEGLVVETGHAESTGGKRRVLLQLNHAARYAVGVHLDHGVMTYALTNLGGVAVARIARPGAGAAEPAVVVARIAAEIATLIDSVGVERGRVLGVGLVFPRPLGGPLGPALEHATGLPVVLDNDATAAALGEQWTGGFGTATAAAALYLGTGIGAGLVINGITYRGPSGNAGDIGHVSVQADGPPCWCGAQGCVEAVAGPAAVVAQARADRTLAAATGLAESAKRASVATDFAAISRAARRGEQRALALLERSARYVATATRGLAAIMDLDVLVLTGPGFAVAGSVYLPIVRRELHGYAVDVRLSRSAATASAIGAAALALESELVPLSHGLRLPERLDSFSESAG; this is translated from the coding sequence GTGAGCGCGACGACATCGAGCAAGCCGCACGCGAGCAGCAAGGCGGCGGTCCTCGACGCCATCCGGGCAGCCGGCACGATCAGCCGCGTCGGCCTGATCAACGCCACCGGCTTCACCGCGCCGACCATCTCCAACCTGGTCCGCAAGCTCATCAACGAGGGCCTGGTCGTGGAGACCGGTCACGCCGAGTCCACCGGCGGCAAGCGCCGGGTCCTGCTCCAGCTCAACCATGCCGCCCGGTACGCGGTGGGCGTCCACCTGGACCACGGCGTCATGACGTACGCGCTGACCAACCTGGGCGGGGTCGCGGTGGCCCGGATCGCCCGGCCGGGCGCGGGCGCCGCGGAGCCGGCGGTGGTCGTCGCGCGGATCGCGGCCGAGATCGCGACCCTGATCGACAGCGTCGGCGTGGAGCGCGGCCGGGTGCTGGGGGTCGGCCTCGTCTTTCCCCGGCCGCTCGGCGGCCCGCTGGGCCCGGCGCTGGAGCACGCCACCGGGCTGCCGGTCGTCCTGGACAACGACGCGACGGCCGCCGCGCTGGGCGAGCAGTGGACCGGCGGGTTCGGCACCGCGACCGCAGCGGCGGCCCTCTACCTGGGCACCGGGATCGGCGCCGGGCTGGTCATCAACGGCATCACGTACCGCGGGCCGAGCGGCAACGCCGGCGACATCGGGCACGTGAGCGTGCAGGCGGACGGCCCGCCGTGCTGGTGCGGCGCCCAGGGCTGCGTCGAGGCGGTTGCCGGGCCGGCGGCCGTGGTCGCGCAGGCCCGCGCGGACCGGACGCTCGCCGCCGCGACGGGGCTGGCGGAGAGCGCGAAACGCGCCTCGGTGGCGACCGACTTCGCCGCGATCAGCCGGGCCGCCCGGCGCGGTGAGCAACGGGCCCTCGCCCTGCTGGAGCGGTCCGCCCGGTACGTCGCGACGGCCACCCGCGGCCTGGCGGCCATCATGGACCTCGACGTCCTCGTGCTCACCGGGCCGGGCTTCGCTGTGGCGGGCTCGGTGTATCTGCCCATCGTCCGGCGCGAGCTGCACGGGTACGCCGTGGACGTGCGGCTGTCCCGGTCGGCCGCCACCGCGTCCGCGATCGGTGCCGCCGCGCTGGCCCTGGAGTCCGAGTTGGTCCCGCTGAGCCACGGGCTGCGCCTGCCGGAGCGCCTGGACTCCTTCTCCGAGTCGGCCGGATGA
- a CDS encoding BMP family ABC transporter substrate-binding protein — protein sequence MRILPVLAAAVLLAGCATNSTSGTTGGTATGAPGTGGTKIGFIFVGPKDDYGYNQAAYEGSQAVAKAYPDLEVLTAENVPEDDNATRVMEGMIRKGAKIIFATSYGHKDPALKVAAANPDVVVLQQGNIVDGTVPANFGTYFGTVYEPVYLAGIVAGKATKTNKLGYVYAFPISQTLDNINAFQLGAASVNPAAKTYVVNTSNWCDPAKQAEAAKSLLSQGVDVISQHQDCTATVIRATEAAGAYTVGYHADASSLAPKGWLTGSEWDWGPLYTKMVRTALDGKFTGSAYNANFRVGLKTGDNPFVQSPYGPAVDAGTKTLVDDAKAKISKDGSPFLGPVVDQAGTVRVTAGTVPDYKTIESIDYFVNGVVGKIPSAS from the coding sequence ATGAGGATCCTTCCCGTGCTGGCGGCGGCCGTGCTGCTCGCCGGCTGCGCCACCAACAGCACCAGCGGCACCACCGGCGGCACCGCGACCGGCGCGCCGGGCACCGGCGGCACGAAGATCGGCTTCATCTTCGTCGGCCCCAAGGACGACTACGGCTACAACCAGGCCGCGTACGAGGGCAGTCAGGCGGTGGCCAAGGCGTACCCCGACCTGGAGGTGCTCACGGCCGAGAACGTGCCCGAGGACGACAACGCCACCCGCGTCATGGAAGGCATGATCCGCAAGGGCGCGAAGATCATCTTCGCCACGTCGTACGGCCACAAGGACCCCGCGCTGAAGGTGGCCGCGGCCAACCCCGACGTCGTCGTCCTCCAGCAGGGCAACATCGTGGACGGCACCGTGCCGGCGAACTTCGGCACCTACTTCGGCACCGTCTACGAGCCGGTCTACCTCGCCGGCATCGTCGCCGGCAAAGCCACCAAGACCAACAAGCTCGGGTACGTCTACGCGTTCCCGATCTCGCAGACGCTCGACAACATCAACGCCTTCCAGCTCGGCGCCGCGTCGGTCAACCCGGCCGCCAAGACGTACGTCGTGAACACCTCCAACTGGTGCGACCCGGCCAAGCAGGCGGAGGCCGCCAAGAGCCTGCTCTCCCAGGGCGTCGACGTGATCAGCCAGCACCAGGACTGCACCGCCACCGTGATCCGGGCGACCGAGGCCGCCGGGGCGTACACCGTCGGCTACCACGCCGACGCCAGCTCGCTCGCCCCGAAGGGCTGGCTGACCGGTTCCGAGTGGGACTGGGGCCCGCTCTACACGAAGATGGTGCGGACCGCGCTGGACGGCAAATTCACCGGCTCGGCGTACAACGCCAACTTCCGGGTCGGCCTCAAGACCGGGGACAACCCGTTCGTCCAGTCGCCGTACGGCCCGGCGGTGGACGCCGGCACGAAGACGCTCGTCGACGACGCGAAGGCTAAGATCAGCAAGGACGGTTCGCCGTTCCTCGGCCCGGTCGTCGACCAGGCCGGCACGGTACGCGTCACCGCCGGCACCGTGCCCGACTACAAGACCATCGAGTCGATCGACTACTTCGTGAACGGCGTGGTAGGCAAGATTCCCTCCGCGTCCTAA
- a CDS encoding CHAT domain-containing protein: MPAAPDRGAPAAGAERGRHRLHPGGAARRRPGAPAPLPSAEPEAAQVAKAYTEKGVPARALLGPAARQDTLRGLMSDPATAPTCVHLAVHGSNVESDTPLESWLLLAASRLDGLHLVHWRLDGATVVLSACCSGQRAIGGRGMAELPGDDLFGLQGAFFAAGARQVLGALWQVEGGIARPLTLAFHRGLLDGLPADVALRRATLHHLDTDLLFTRLAHWAPFFLMCLGTPQPTTSGSPA, encoded by the coding sequence CTGCCTGCTGCTCCCGACCGAGGTGCCCCCGCTGCGGGTGCTGAGCGTGGGCGTCACCGACTACACCCGGGCGGCGCCGCACGCCGGCGGCCCGGTGCCCCCGCCCCGCTGCCGAGCGCCGAACCGGAGGCGGCGCAGGTCGCCAAGGCGTACACGGAAAAGGGCGTGCCGGCGCGGGCGTTGCTGGGCCCCGCGGCCCGGCAGGACACGCTGCGCGGCCTGATGTCCGACCCCGCGACGGCGCCGACCTGCGTACACCTGGCGGTGCACGGCAGCAACGTGGAAAGCGACACCCCGCTGGAGTCGTGGCTGCTGCTCGCCGCGTCCCGCCTGGACGGCCTGCACCTGGTCCACTGGCGGCTGGACGGCGCCACCGTCGTGCTGTCGGCCTGCTGCTCCGGTCAGCGCGCCATCGGCGGGCGGGGGATGGCCGAACTGCCCGGCGACGACCTCTTCGGCCTGCAGGGCGCGTTCTTCGCCGCCGGCGCCCGCCAGGTGCTCGGCGCACTGTGGCAAGTGGAGGGTGGCATCGCCCGGCCGCTGACCCTGGCGTTTCACCGCGGCCTGCTCGACGGCCTGCCCGCCGACGTGGCGCTGCGCCGCGCGACCCTGCACCACCTCGACACCGACCTGCTGTTCACTCGGCTGGCACACTGGGCGCCGTTCTTCCTCATGTGCCTGGGAACGCCGCAGCCGACCACCTCTGGGAGCCCCGCATGA
- a CDS encoding LacI family DNA-binding transcriptional regulator, with protein sequence MSATSAVGLVLARPPRLLGAEPFFMEFIAGIEERLAERDQSVLLHVVANHAAEIAAYRRWAERRLVDAVVLVNPAVDDARPAVLRELRLPVVVAGEPAGGAPAVRRDDVGSVRAAVAHLTGLGHRRIARVSGPGTLVHTRTRTAALVAAAGVAGVDAVVVEGDYAEESGAKLTAALLGRPEPPTAIVYDNDLMAVAGLHTAKELGLRVPADLSLIAWDDSSLCRLASPPLTTMSLDVHMFGDLVAESVLRLIDGEPVAERWCPTETVVARETTAPPADLT encoded by the coding sequence ATGAGTGCGACAAGCGCGGTGGGCCTGGTGCTGGCCCGGCCGCCGCGGCTGCTGGGCGCCGAGCCGTTCTTCATGGAGTTCATCGCGGGCATCGAGGAGCGCCTGGCCGAGCGCGACCAGTCGGTGCTGCTGCACGTCGTCGCCAACCACGCCGCCGAGATCGCCGCGTACCGCCGCTGGGCCGAGCGGCGGCTCGTCGACGCCGTCGTGCTGGTGAACCCGGCCGTCGACGACGCCCGCCCGGCGGTCCTGCGCGAGCTGCGCCTGCCGGTCGTCGTGGCGGGCGAGCCGGCCGGCGGCGCCCCCGCCGTACGCCGGGACGACGTCGGCTCGGTCCGGGCGGCGGTGGCCCACCTGACCGGGCTCGGGCACCGCCGCATCGCGCGGGTCAGCGGTCCCGGCACGCTGGTGCACACGCGGACGCGTACCGCCGCACTGGTGGCGGCGGCCGGCGTGGCCGGCGTCGACGCCGTGGTGGTCGAGGGCGACTACGCGGAGGAGTCCGGCGCGAAGCTCACCGCCGCGCTGCTCGGCCGGCCCGAGCCGCCCACGGCGATCGTGTACGACAACGACCTGATGGCGGTCGCCGGCCTGCACACCGCCAAGGAGCTGGGCCTGCGGGTCCCCGCCGACCTGAGCCTGATCGCGTGGGACGACTCCAGCCTGTGCCGGCTGGCGTCGCCGCCGCTGACCACGATGAGCCTGGACGTGCACATGTTCGGCGACCTGGTGGCCGAGTCCGTGCTCCGGCTGATCGACGGCGAGCCGGTCGCCGAGCGATGGTGTCCAACGGAGACGGTGGTGGCGCGGGAGACCACCGCACCGCCCGCGGACTTGACTTAA